Below is a genomic region from Leifsonia sp. Root112D2.
TGTCGCTGTCGTGACCTCGTCGATTGGACTTGGAATTGGTGCGATCAGCGCAACCGCAGTGCCGAGCATCTGGGTCACAGGAAAGCAGATCGTATCCGACAACTTCAATCGAACGAGTCATTCTGGATGGGGATCCGCACAGCTCGGTGGCGTATATAGCTCCAGCAGCGCGGCTGCATTCTCTGCGACGGGGTCATCCGGTTTGATCGCGTTGCCCGTCCCGGGAAGGTCGGGAACGGCGACGCTGCGGTCGGTGTCGTCCCGTGACAGTGACGCATCACTTGTCGTGATCGTGCCGAGCCTTCCGAAGTCAGGCAAAGGTGTCTACGCCGGCCTGCAGCTCCGTTCCGCCGCCGGCTCGTACTATCAGGCACAGTTGCGCATCGGGTCAGACAGGACCGCCTCACTCGCGCTTTTGCGCGTAAACGGGTCGACCGTCTCCCAAGTCGCCCTCGTGGGCGAAAAGGTGATTGCACGCAACCTTGTGGCAGGTTCGCGCATCAATCTCGAGTTCCAGACGACTGGCTCTACCCCCGTTGCGCTGGCAGCTCGAGCGTGGCTGGCCGGCGTTCCGAAGCCCGGCTGGCAGGCGATGACCAAGGATGCGACCTCCAAGCGCTTGCAAAATTCAGGTGCGTTCGGTGTGTGGTCGTATCTGTCGCGAACCACCTCCAAGCAGCCTGTCGCCTTTGACAACCTTGCGGTTTACACGATGACGACAGCCCTCACGTCGATTCCATCCACGCCCACCCCGACACCGCCGTTGGTTGTTGCACAAACCCCTCCTACGCCGAATCCCAGCAGGACGCCGACTACACCGACGGTTCCCGCACCGGGGCAAACGGCAGGCGGCGGCGGCCAGGATGCGTCGGTCGACATGACGGGAACCCGGCGCGCGACCGGGGCGGCAGCCATTGGCAGCACCCGGTATCCGGTACCCGCCGATGCCATTGTTGTTGCTCCCGCCGGTTCGGATTCAGCGCAAGGCACACTCAAGGCTCCGTATTCGACTGTTCAGCATGCCGTTGACGCGGCTCGGTCAGGCGCGACAATCGTGCTCCGTGCTGGCAGTTATCACGAGTCAGTGACGATTCCGGCAAGCAAGCGATTGACGATCCAGTCGTATCCAGGCGAAGCCGTCTGGTTTGACGGCAGTGTTCCTGTAACCAACTGGCAGCAGTCAGGCTCGGCCTGGACCGCGAGCGGGTGGAACCATATTTTCGATTCGAGCGCGACCTACACGCGCGGTGCTCCGGATGCCTCTGCGGCTGGGTGGACTTGGTTGAATCCCTCGTATCCGATGGCGGCACACCCCGACCAAGTGTGGGTCGGTGGCGTCGCGCAGGCCCAAGTGGCCAGCCGTACCCAGCTCGCTCCCGGTCGCTTTTACTACGACACTGCGGCACGAACGCTCTATCTGGGCACGGATCCGCGCGGCGGTAACGTTCGCGCCAGCGATCTGCAGAAGGCGATGACCATTCAGGGCAGCGGTACGGTGCTCCGTGGGTTTGGCGTGCATCGCTACGCTCCATCTGTTCCGGACATGGGCTCGGTTACCTCGTACGGCGGTGGGTGCACCTTCGAAAACATGGCGTTCAATGACAACGCGACCACGGGCCTCTCGGTTGGCGGTGTCGGCGTGACGCTCAGAAATGTGACCGCGGCTCGCAATGGGTTGCTGGGAATTCACGGCAACCAGGCGGACTCGCTCAAGGCGACCGGGCTGCTGGCCTCCGGCAACAACGCCGAGCACTTCAATACCTCCCCGGTTTCTGGGGGTATGAAGGTGACGCGTTCGCGCGGGGTCCAAGTGACAGACAGCGCATTCGTTCGGAACCTCGGGCCCGGCCTGTGGATGGACGAATCCGTCTATAACATGACCATCGCGAACAACGATGTAGTCGGCAATGCTTCGCACGGGATTGCGATTGAGATTTCAGCGAAGGTCATACTCGCGAACAATCTTGTGACAGGTAACCGCGGCGACGGGTTCAAAGTGAATGACACGAGCGATGTGTCGATCTGGAACAACACTCTGACCGACAATGTTCGCAACCTCGATGTCGTGCAAGATCTGCGCCGTGCCAGCGATCGATCGGTTCCAGGTCACGACCCACGTCAGGCCTTCCCCGATCCGACCATGACATGGGTGCTCAAGTCGATCACAATCCATAACAACGTCATCTCTGGCGGGAGTGGCAACTGCCTCCTCTGCATCGAGGACTACTCCCATCAGTATTCTGCGGCCCAGATGCAGGTCAGTTCTGACGGGAATATCTATCAGAGACCGTCGGCAAATGCACCGACTTGGTTGGTCGTCTGGTCGCAGAGCGCGGGAAATCCGTCGGTCTATAACAGCCTCAGTCAGTTCACGGCGGCTACCGGGCAGGAATCCCACAGTCGTGCATTCGACTCGGCCAACGCAGTGAAGGCCACCGTGTTGACGCCGCAGGCGAGCGCTTTCGTTTCGGCAGTCGCCCTACCCTTGCCCGCGAATGTTGCCGGATTAGTCGGGCAGAGCGCGGGTACGCGACACCTTGGCACGTGGTGACGGTTCCTCGCCGTCGTGCAGAAAATGCCTGTGGGTCGGATGCGCTTTCATACGGAGCGACTAAATGACGGACGCTATCGCGTCGACACACTCCTGAAGAGTCATGGTGCTGGTGTCGATGACGAGGTCGGGGTCGGTGGGGGCCTCATAGGGCGAGTCAATGCCCGTGAAGTCGGTGATCTGCCCGGCCCGCGCCCGTGCATACAGTCCTTTTCGGTCGCGAGCTTCGCAGACGACCAATGGGGTTGCAACGTATACCAGCACGAATCTGGAGGCGCCTTCGGCCATCGCCCGCATCTCCGAGCGAGTTCGTTCGAACGGTGCAATAGGTGCACATATGGCCAAGCCGCCAACGGACGCGATCTTGGCGGCAACCCAGCCGATCCGGCGAAGGTTCGATTCGCGGTCTTCGGCGGAGAAGCCGAGTCCGGCGGAGAGGACGCGGCGCACATCGTCTCCATCAAGCAAAACAGGACGATGGTCACCGCTGGATACGAAGCGTTCCAGGAGACCACGCGCAACCGTCGACTTTCCCGATCCGGAGAGCCCGGTCAGTAGCACGACACAGCCAGCGACCGTCCGCAGGGAACTCGCAACCGGTACGGATCCGTGGTCGGGCGAAGAGAAGTCGAGCACGCGTCGCGGTCGCAAGCCCGAAAGGATGTAGTTGATGAGCATCGTGCGTTGCATCCCCGGATACAATGCCGAGGCTAGGAGTACGCGAACCGAAGATTCTGGAGTTTCCTCCGCACAACGGTGGAGGATCTCGAGAGTCCGCATAATCTCGTAGTCATCCTGACTGCGATCCCAGGCCACCGCGAGGAAGATCAGCGGATCATCACCGGCTTGAGTTATGGCGCGGGCGATGTGCGCCGGATCGGGGCCCCCGGTGAAGACGGCCACTGTGCTGCCCTGAAGGTCCTCATCTGATGTCAGCCGAAAGGGACGCGCCGGTGGATGCTCTGCGCGACGCAGCGGGGAAAGTGTCCCCGCCAAATTCGTGGTGCCGCAGCCCGAGGAAGCCGCGCTCACCTTCAGTTGGGCCAGGGGCGTGCCGTCCGGATCTGTCAGGATCACTGACGTCGCTTCTTTGGCGGCATCGAAATCTACCGCCGTGACATCGATGGTTGCCTCGAAGGGCCACGAGGTGGGCTTTTCACCTGGCAGGCAATAGCCATCGATCGGGGCGACGAGGCCGCCGAGAATCAGTTCCAGCGCATCGAGCTTCGCGCCATCCAAAGCGATGATCGGTTCGTTCAACAGGAAGCTGCCTTTCATTTCAGTCACTGTTCCGGCGGCGGGTGGACGGAGTCCTGTGGGCCCTCAGCAGACTTGCGCTTTCGGTATTCGCGTACCTCCACCGAGGCCAATGCCGGCAGCCCGTTGCGGCGACGGATCTGCATCCAGATGACCGGTGCCGCCACCAAGATAACGATCAACGTGACAGCGGTGGAAACGTTATCGATGCCGAGCATTTTCAAGCCTGAGGCCAAAAGCACGAAAGCAAGCGCGCGCCGCACGAATCCACCGGAAAGACGCGCGGATAGCTGCGCCCCGATGAACGCACCGGGGATACTTCCGATGAGGAGAGGAAGGGTCAGTCCGAGATCCAAGTCGCCGAAGAGAGTGTGTCCGATCGCGGCCGAGGCGACAAGGGGGACTGCCTGCACGAGATCGGTTCCGACGAGTTGACTGGCTCTCAACCCTGAGTACAGGATCATTAGTCCGATGATGATCAGCGAACCGGAGCCGACGGATGTCATTCCAACTATCAGTCCGCCAGCGGCGCCGAGGAGAATCGTCGGCATCGGCCGCACGACGACCTCCGGTCGGTTCTGAGGCAGACTCTCGCCAAGCCCGTCCCGGGACCGCGCTCTCTCGACGAGCCTGATGTAGGCACGCACCGTCAGCAAGGCAGCAGACAGCAGGAGCGCGGCGCCCAGAGCGTACTTGATGATGCTCTGCACCGCATCACCGTTGCCGAGCAGTTTGAGCACAAGAACACCGCAGAATGCCGCAGGCACCGACCCGATGCACAGGTAGCCGACAAGCTTGAGGTTCACTGTCTTGCGGCGAAGGTGCACGATCGATCCGACGGGTTTCATGATAGCGCTCGCGACGAGATCGCTGGACACGGCTGTCAGTGGCGGGATGCCGAAAACGAGGACCAGCATAGGTGTCATCAGCGCACCACCGCCCATCCCGGTGAGGCCGACAACAATTCCGATGCCGAAGGCTCCGAAAATCAACGGCAGATCCATGCGCTGATTGTCGCACACGTTCAGCGTGGGAGAATGGCATTACTGAGAATTATTCAGGTAAAGTCGCCTGCCCCGCACTGGGGATTTCATTCAATCGCCGGAGTATGGGATCATAAGTGATTATTGCTCAGTTAAACCGTTGCGATCAGTTGGCTGAGATATAGAAGGGTAGCGCCGATCCGCTGCCTTTCCTCAAGAGACACCACGTCTGGGGTTGGTATGCCGTCGAATGTTGAATACGCCGCCGATCTGGCTCTCGGGGCGGGACGCTTGCTGCGTACCCTGCAGCGCTCCGCCGGCGTCGCCCAGCTCGGCACCGAGGCTTTGCGAAAGCGCGGTGATCGTGCTTCGCAGGAGTACCTTATGGGTCGGCTCGAGAGCGAGCGTTCCTCCGATAGCGTGCTCTCGGAGGAGGCACCCGATTCCTCATCGAGGCTATCGGCTCACCGCGTGTGGATTATCGATCCCCTGGACGGCACGCGCGAGTTTGCCGAAGGCAGAGACGACTGGGCGGTGCATGTCGCGTTGTGGGAGGACGGAGAACTCGTGGCGGGCGCGGTGGCTCTCCCGGGCATCGACGAGATCTTGACGTCCGCTGACGTGCCGCGGATCGTGTCTCGGCCGCCGCGAATCAGACTCGCGGTTTCGCGGAGCAGGCCTCCCGCACTGGTTGGGTATCTCGCCGAAGTACTTGATGCAGAGCTCGTGCCGTTGGGTTCTGCGGGCTACAAGACTGCCGCCGTCGTGCGCGGCGAGGCTGACGCTTACGTTCACGCCGGCGGCCAGTACGAGTGGGATTCCGCTGCTCCTGTCGCGGTCGCGCGCCAGGCGAATCTCTTTACGAGCAGGATCGACGGGAGTCGGCCGGTATACAACCAACCCGATGTCTACCTCCCCGATTTGGTGGTCTGCGATCCCACCATTTCCGAGCTGGTCTTGGGTACGCTCAGTGCATATCGAGGGGAAATCGAGTGACCGAAGAAAAAGACGGCTCCCGCTACGGCTTGAGCCAACTGGATTACATCGAATCTGAGGCCATCTTTATCATTCGGGAAGTCGCCGCGGAGAGCGAACATCCGGCCATGCTCTTTTCCGGCGGCAAGGATTCACTCGTCATGCTTCATTTGGCGATGAAGGCGTTTGCGCCTGGTCCAATTCCGTTTCCCGTTGTGCACATCGACACGGGGCACAATTTCGGCGAAGTGCTTGAGTTCAGGGATCGACGCGTGGCGGAGTTGGGCGTGCGTCTTGTGATCGGCTCCGTACAGGACGCAATCGATTCGGGGAGAGTGCGAGAGGACCCAAGCGGTTCGCGAAACCGCATCCAGACCCCGGTGCTCCTACACACCGCTGAAGTGCATGGCTTCACTGCACTGATGGGCGGCGCACGCCGAGATGAAGAAAAGGCGAGGGCGAAGGAGCGCGTGTTCTCCTTTCGTGACGAGTTCGGACAGTGGGATCCCAAGAATCAGCGACCGGAATTGTGGTCGTTGTACAACGGCAGGATCGGAATCGGAGAGAGCATCCGAGTCTTCCCTCTCTCCAACTGGACCGAGCTGGACGTCTGGGAATACATCGCTAGAGAACGTGTCGAGGTTCCCGCGCTCTACTATGCGCGCAAGAGGCAGGTCTTCATGCGCAACTCGATGATCTTCGCGGTCAACGAGCACTGCCAGCCCGCCGAAGGGGAGGAGATCTTCGAGGCAACGGTTCGATATCGCACCGTTGGTGATGCGACGCTGACGGCCGCGGTCGCGTCCGAAGCCGATACTCCTGAAAAGGTGATAACCGAAGTGGCGGCGACCCGCATTACGGAACGCGGCGCGACCAGGGGTGACGATCGCGTGAGCGAGGCGGCAATGGAAGATCGGAAGAAGGAAGGGTACTTCTAATGGACATCCTCCGATTTGCCACTGCCGGCTCGGTCGATGACGGCAAGAGCACCCTCATCGGCCGCTTGCTCTACGACTCTAAGTCCGTCTTCACCGACCAAATGGATGCTGTCGAGCGTACGAGTCGGGAACGAGGAGATCTTTATACCGACCTGGCGCTACTGACTGATGGGCTGCGCGCCGAACGTGAACAGGGCATCACCATCGATGTCGCCTATCGTTATTTCGCCACGCCACGGCGCAAGTTCATCATCGCGGACACCCCGGGCCACATTCAGTACACCCGCAACATGGTGACCGGCTCCTCGACCGCAGATTTGGCCGTTGTGCTTGTCGACGCCCGAAAGGGTCT
It encodes:
- a CDS encoding right-handed parallel beta-helix repeat-containing protein, with translation MSSRDSDASLVVIVPSLPKSGKGVYAGLQLRSAAGSYYQAQLRIGSDRTASLALLRVNGSTVSQVALVGEKVIARNLVAGSRINLEFQTTGSTPVALAARAWLAGVPKPGWQAMTKDATSKRLQNSGAFGVWSYLSRTTSKQPVAFDNLAVYTMTTALTSIPSTPTPTPPLVVAQTPPTPNPSRTPTTPTVPAPGQTAGGGGQDASVDMTGTRRATGAAAIGSTRYPVPADAIVVAPAGSDSAQGTLKAPYSTVQHAVDAARSGATIVLRAGSYHESVTIPASKRLTIQSYPGEAVWFDGSVPVTNWQQSGSAWTASGWNHIFDSSATYTRGAPDASAAGWTWLNPSYPMAAHPDQVWVGGVAQAQVASRTQLAPGRFYYDTAARTLYLGTDPRGGNVRASDLQKAMTIQGSGTVLRGFGVHRYAPSVPDMGSVTSYGGGCTFENMAFNDNATTGLSVGGVGVTLRNVTAARNGLLGIHGNQADSLKATGLLASGNNAEHFNTSPVSGGMKVTRSRGVQVTDSAFVRNLGPGLWMDESVYNMTIANNDVVGNASHGIAIEISAKVILANNLVTGNRGDGFKVNDTSDVSIWNNTLTDNVRNLDVVQDLRRASDRSVPGHDPRQAFPDPTMTWVLKSITIHNNVISGGSGNCLLCIEDYSHQYSAAQMQVSSDGNIYQRPSANAPTWLVVWSQSAGNPSVYNSLSQFTAATGQESHSRAFDSANAVKATVLTPQASAFVSAVALPLPANVAGLVGQSAGTRHLGTW
- the cysC gene encoding adenylyl-sulfate kinase gives rise to the protein MKGSFLLNEPIIALDGAKLDALELILGGLVAPIDGYCLPGEKPTSWPFEATIDVTAVDFDAAKEATSVILTDPDGTPLAQLKVSAASSGCGTTNLAGTLSPLRRAEHPPARPFRLTSDEDLQGSTVAVFTGGPDPAHIARAITQAGDDPLIFLAVAWDRSQDDYEIMRTLEILHRCAEETPESSVRVLLASALYPGMQRTMLINYILSGLRPRRVLDFSSPDHGSVPVASSLRTVAGCVVLLTGLSGSGKSTVARGLLERFVSSGDHRPVLLDGDDVRRVLSAGLGFSAEDRESNLRRIGWVAAKIASVGGLAICAPIAPFERTRSEMRAMAEGASRFVLVYVATPLVVCEARDRKGLYARARAGQITDFTGIDSPYEAPTDPDLVIDTSTMTLQECVDAIASVI
- a CDS encoding sulfite exporter TauE/SafE family protein; amino-acid sequence: MDLPLIFGAFGIGIVVGLTGMGGGALMTPMLVLVFGIPPLTAVSSDLVASAIMKPVGSIVHLRRKTVNLKLVGYLCIGSVPAAFCGVLVLKLLGNGDAVQSIIKYALGAALLLSAALLTVRAYIRLVERARSRDGLGESLPQNRPEVVVRPMPTILLGAAGGLIVGMTSVGSGSLIIIGLMILYSGLRASQLVGTDLVQAVPLVASAAIGHTLFGDLDLGLTLPLLIGSIPGAFIGAQLSARLSGGFVRRALAFVLLASGLKMLGIDNVSTAVTLIVILVAAPVIWMQIRRRNGLPALASVEVREYRKRKSAEGPQDSVHPPPEQ
- a CDS encoding 3'(2'),5'-bisphosphate nucleotidase CysQ gives rise to the protein MPSNVEYAADLALGAGRLLRTLQRSAGVAQLGTEALRKRGDRASQEYLMGRLESERSSDSVLSEEAPDSSSRLSAHRVWIIDPLDGTREFAEGRDDWAVHVALWEDGELVAGAVALPGIDEILTSADVPRIVSRPPRIRLAVSRSRPPALVGYLAEVLDAELVPLGSAGYKTAAVVRGEADAYVHAGGQYEWDSAAPVAVARQANLFTSRIDGSRPVYNQPDVYLPDLVVCDPTISELVLGTLSAYRGEIE
- the cysD gene encoding sulfate adenylyltransferase subunit CysD, with product MTEEKDGSRYGLSQLDYIESEAIFIIREVAAESEHPAMLFSGGKDSLVMLHLAMKAFAPGPIPFPVVHIDTGHNFGEVLEFRDRRVAELGVRLVIGSVQDAIDSGRVREDPSGSRNRIQTPVLLHTAEVHGFTALMGGARRDEEKARAKERVFSFRDEFGQWDPKNQRPELWSLYNGRIGIGESIRVFPLSNWTELDVWEYIARERVEVPALYYARKRQVFMRNSMIFAVNEHCQPAEGEEIFEATVRYRTVGDATLTAAVASEADTPEKVITEVAATRITERGATRGDDRVSEAAMEDRKKEGYF